From a single Apium graveolens cultivar Ventura chromosome 2, ASM990537v1, whole genome shotgun sequence genomic region:
- the LOC141707363 gene encoding putative aquaporin PIP2-1, whose amino-acid sequence MGKEEVAEPVHEYSGKDYQDPPPADFIGIDDLGKWSFYRALIAEFIATLLFLYITVLTVIGYKSQSADDQCGGVGILGIAWAFGGMIFVLVYCTAGISGGHINPAVTFGLFLARKVSLIRAVMYMVAQCLGAICGVGLVKAFQKSYYNRYGGGANELADGYNKGTGLGAEIIGTFVLVYTVFSATDPKRNARDSHVPVLAPLPIGFAVFMVHLATIPITGTGINPARSFGAAVIYNKEKAWDDQWIFWVGPFIGAAIAAFYHQYILRAAAIKALGSFRSNA is encoded by the exons aTGGGAAAAGAAGAAGTTGCAGAGCCGGTTCATGAGTATTCCGGCAAGGACTACCAGGACCCACCGCCGGCAGATTTTATTGGGATTGATGACTTGGGTAAATGGTCATTTTACAGAGCTCTCATAGCTGAGTTTATAGCCACCTTACTGTTTCTTTACATTACTGTATTGACTGTTATTGGTTATAAGAGCCAGTCTGCTGATGATCAATGTGGTGGTGTTGGGATTCTTGGGATTGCATGGGCCTTTGGTGGCATGATCTTTGTTCTTGTTTACTGCACCGCCGGTATCTCTG GAGGACACATCAACCCAGCAGTAACATTTGGATTGTTCTTGGCAAGAAAAGTGTCACTAATAAGAGCAGTGATGTACATGGTAGCACAGTGTTTAGGTGCAATTTGTGGAGTAGGTTTAGTTAAGGCTTTCCAGAAGTCATACTACAATAGGTATGGTGGTGGGGCTAATGAACTGGCTGATGGCTACAACAAGGGCACTGGTTTGGGGGCTGAAATTATTGGTACTTTTGTTCTTGTCTACACTGTTTTCTCTGCTACTGATCCCAAGAGAAATGCCAGAGATTCTCATGTCCCA GTTTTGGCTCCGCTTCCCATTGGATTTGCTGTGTTCATGGTTCACCTTGCAACTATTCCCATCACCGGAACTGGTATTAACCCTGCTAGAAGTTTTGGAGCTGCTGTTATTTACAACAAAGAAAAGGCCTGGGATGATCAA TGGATATTCTGGGTTGGACCCTTCATTGGTGCAGCCATAGCTGCATTCTACCATCAGTACATTCTGAGAGCAGCAGCAATCAAGGCTCTTGGTTCTTTTAGGAGCAATGCCTAG